A window of Methanocaldococcus vulcanius M7 genomic DNA:
TAATTGTAGGATGTTAAGTTCAACTTTCTCTCCTTCAATATCTATATTTTTAGCTACTCCAATAACATCTCCCACATCTAAGTTTTTAACTTCTCTCCATCCTACAAGCCCATCTTTAATGCACAATATTGGATGTCTTTCGGATAATATTAATTCTCTTCCTAATCTTGTCATAATCCTTATTAATCTACTCTCTTTTCTCTTATATGTCTTAATAATTGGATTTGCTACAACTTTATCCAATCCAACGGATAAAACATAGTCCCCTAATTTTAACTCCTCTATGTTCTTAAATGTTCCATCTGGCAGTAAGACCTTTGTTCCTTTTGGCAAACACTTTCCACTTCCAGGAGGTCCAGAAACAAAGATCCCCTCTGCCCTCTCCTTTAGTCGCTCCATCAACTTATCCGAAAGCTTATAATCATCTAATGATGCCTTAACTATTGGTCTAACTGCTGTAACCTCTAATGCCTCAGAAAATGGAGGCCTTGCAATTGAAATTCTAATATTTCCTAATTGAATAACTGTTGCTCCTTCTCTTTGAATTTCGAAGAATCCATTGTTTTGCTCTGCATATTTTATAATGTTGTCAATTATATCCTCCATCTCTTCTTTTGTTAGTTCTTTATCTCCTATTGGAACAAGTTTAACCTCTCCGGGCTTACCTTTTTTAGCATAAGGCAAACATCCCTCTTTTAAATGCACGGACATTGTTTCTTTATCAAAGTATTTATCTAACACGAGTTCAACTTTCTCTTCTGTTGTTTCTAAGAAATATGCCTCAATACCCTGTGCTTTTGCTAAATTGTATTGAATCCAATCGCTTGTTAATAGTATAGAGTTTGTCTCTTTGGCTACTTTTCTAATCATTGCATCTATTTCTCCACTCTTTGCTAAAAATATCTCTTCTCTTGTAGGTCTCTCCCCAAAATATTCAATTTTAATATTGTGCTCTTTTGCTTTTTCTATTAATTTTCTAAGCTCCTCAATTCCTTTGTATCCTATTTCTCTTCCTCTATTTGCTTGATATTCCAATTCAGAAACAACTGCTTCAGGAATAATTATTGTAGCATCTTTTAATTTTTCTTTTTCAATTAACTCTGTTATTCTACCATCGATAACAACGCATGTATCAACGCAAACCTTTTTTCCAACTAAGTTTAGCTCGTCTATTGTCTTTGTTTCCAACTTTTTTCTCTCTTCAAGGTTCATGAATCTCACCAAAAATAATAATAAGTTGAAATAACAAAATAAATTGAACTTAAATATTCAAATATATGTAAGGTATTTAATGATGTTAAACAGGTTGAGGACAATAATAAATGTTATGTCCTCTTACTATTTAAATACCTTCTTTTGTGGATATTTTAATGAGTCAGTTTATTATATTTTCTACACACCTAAATGTTCTCAACTTGTAGTTTTTATTTTTATCATTTTTTATTATTTTCAGTTTTATGTTATTTCAAATTTAAATTTAGAAGGTATTTTAATGAGATTGTTTTAAATATGTAATTATGCCCCCTATACAATAGATAAGACAAAGGAGTAAAGCAAAATATGGGATTCCAAAGATTGCCAGTATCAAAGAAATCGCAAATATGCAAAGAATGATTTTATTTCTCATTTTTTTATACCTTATATCGCTTATCATTAATAATCCCACTAATATTGCAATTATTGCATCCATATAACTGTTGTTTATTATCTGACAGAAACCTACAAGTAAAATAGCCCCTGCAGGAATTGGAAGGCCAACAAATCCTTCAACATTTAGTATTCCGAATCTTGCCAAGCGTAGCGCACCACATAAACAGAATATTATGGCTGAAACAAGAACAAAATTTGAATCATAGTGAGTATATAAAAGATAAGATGGAGCAACACCGAAACTTACAATATCCGAAATACTATCAAGTTCTGCACCGAATTCAGAAACAGTCCCTGTTTTTCTTGCAACATATCCGTCTAATGCATCAAACATCACTGAAAGATAGATTAAAGAAAACATGCTAAAAAAAATTGCTAATAATCCGGAGATGATATTTAACATGGTTATATAGTCAGAAATCGTTATTATCTTTCGTATGTTGAACATGTTATCCCTTTTTATAAATTCTACCTCATGCTTTTAGTATTAATGAAATAACGAAAACTAAAAGTTAAATAACCAGAAATCAGGGCAGAGTGAAGGTTTTATAGGTTATAAAGTTTAGTCATAACTCTAAGTATGTCTTTAAAAGTTTTACAGCGTCATATTCTAACAGGGGACTTTCACAGATAACAGTTCCCGAAGCATCAAAATCTTTCAATGCTTTTAATACATCCCTATAATTGAAGTTTGACTCATCTAAGGGGAGATGTCTTCTTTCACCACCTTTTCCATATTCTATTCCAGAAAGATGAATATGCATGTCTTTTATTGCTTCTTTTCCTAAGTTATCTTCTAATTTTTGAAGGATCTTGCAAAATGAATTATAGTCATTAATTTTTCCCTTACTTCTTGCATATATGTGTGAAAAATCAATACACGGTAGTATTTCAAGTTCAGAGCAGAGAGCGATTGTTTCGTCAATATCTCCAAATTGTGATGTTCTTCCTGTTGTTTCAGGCCTTAATAAAACATTTAACTTTAAGTTATTTATTTTTTCTAAGATTCTCTGAGTGTTTGACTTTATCTTGTTGAATGTGTCTTCTTTATTGTTTTTTAGGTAGTAGCCGGGATGAAACACAAGGTTTCTTCCGCAGTTATGGAGCACTTTTGCTGTTTTTATAATCCTTTTTATACTATTTTCAACTTTCTCCTCTTCATTTGCATTTAAATTTATATAGTGTGGAGCGTGAGCAGAGAATACTATTCCATTACCATATTCTTTCAATTTCCTTGCATAGTCCTCTTTCATATATACTCCTTTGACAAATTCAAGTTCCATAGCCCCTAAATTTAAACTTTTTAGAACATCTATTGCCTTGAATTCATCTTTCGCTGTTAAAGGAACTCCCGCAGTGCCAAATATTAACATATACACACCTTTTCTTAAAAGAATTAATTTAATTAGTCATCTTTTGATGTTGTTATAATTATTATGGTTATTATTGATTATTGTTTTTTACTTTTAGATTATTCAAATTTACTCTTCAGGAATTTTCGCTCTTTCAAAATGTTCCCTTCCTTTAATTAAACTCATAGTAGCATCGATTCCAACTTTTGCCGTTAATTTATTTTTTAAATCGCTTGATGGATCTAAGGATGAACCCTTAGCCCCAGGGATCACTATTATATCCTTATCTCCCTGAACCCTTGTGGCTATTGCATACTCTACATCATTTATATCAAATATATTTATATCATCATCAACAACGACTACATGTTTTAAGCTTGGATGGGAAGCAAATGCTGCTAATATCGCGTTTTTACCATCACCTTCTGTTCTTTTATCTATCTGTATAACTGCATGAAGCCAACAACATCCCCCCTCAGTTAGAATAACATTCTTTACTGTTGGGATTGTGTTCCTAACGCCTTTTAAAATTCTCGGCTCCTGAGGCATTCCCATAAGTGTCTTATGTTCTATCCCCCCAGGTAATAAAGCGTGAATTATTGGTTTTTCTTTTGAGTAGATCTTCTCCACTCTAATAATTGGCTGTTTTCTAACAATATCATATGTTCCAGTTATATCTACAAAAGGACCCTCATCATCCATCTCTCTTAAAATTTTTCCTTGTATAATTATCTCCGCCTCAGGCACCAACAGTCCATTATCTATCTCAAACACATCCATTTCTCCTCCTAATAATGCAGAAGCAAATTTTAACTCATTAAATGTTATATCTCCTGAAGTAGCTCCTGCTAATAGAACAGCAGGATGCACGCCCATTACTATTGCAATATCTAAATATCCCTTTTCTTCTAATGCTTTGTTGTATAAAAAGTGTAAATGCCTCTGTTCAACCATTCTTATAACTAAATGATCCTCTTTAACCAAAATCCTATGAATAGAGAGATTATATCCAAAATCTTCATCATAGGCAATAACTACACCGCTTGTTATATAAGCCCCTGCATCTTTTTCATAGTAAATTGGAATTGGAAATTCGTTAAGTTTTTCTGGTGGTAATACGTTATATTTATTTTTTAGATTATTATTTATGTTAAGTTTAGCATTTTTTTCATTTTCCATTGCTTTAAGCATAAAAAATATGAAATTCTTCTTGTCTACATTAAAAATTTTAGACAGCGTGTCTCTACTACACAGATTTCCTACAACTTCAAATCCGTCAACATCTTTAATATAAACGGGCTTACCATCATATTTCTTTAATATTCTTGTGATTCCAAATTTTCTATTGGCTTTTTCAATGACAACAGGATCTAAATTTTTTATTATCTCCCTAAGCATGTCAATCACCATGGCAAGATATTTATAACCCCTTAATTATTATTAAATTATATTATTTTTATTTTTATTATCATTATCATTGATTATCTTCTTCGATAATTATCTCATTCAGAACTTTTCTATTTTAAGTTCTTTAAATAAATATTTTTAAAAATAAATAAAGTGATATTTCTCAAATGGCTTAATAAAATTATTTAATTCGTAAAAAACTATATATATTTCAACTTCAAATTTTAATAGTAATTTATTGTGATTATCAATGTTTATTCTTGCTGTGATATTTAAAGTGATACCATGCACAAAGAGCAATTAATGAAACTTCATCAATTTTTTGTCTATGTTGTAAAAGAAATCATAGATAATGATATAGAAAATACAACTAATGAATGCAATAAATTGCTCGAAATCTACGAAACATTAGATATAAGGCCTCATCACATCCATCGGCTCAAAAGTGAACAAAAAGCTGCAATTTTATTATTATCTGCCTGCGTTGCCAGTTATCTCTCAAATACTATGGATGGTGTTCCAAAAAACTTAGCTAAAAAACTTGAAGAAAACGCTTTTAAACACCTAAATAATTGTAAGAAAAATTTTTTAATACCTGAAGAGAATGAAAATATGGGCGAAACTGCCGAAGAAGAGGTAGATGCTGATAACGAATAAATCATTTTTAAACAATTAACAACATGCATGTTAAAAATTAAAGGGTGATTTCCAGTGTTTGATCCGAAAGCATTTATTGAAGAATCAGTAAAAGAGATCAAAGAGCAAATCGGAGATAGAAATGCAATAATCGCTTTAAGTGGTGGAGTTGATAGCTCAGTAGCTGCGGTTTTAACCCACAAAGCCATTGGAGATAAATTAACCGCTGTTTTTGTAGATACTGGTCTTATGAGAAAGGGAGAAAAAGAAGAAGTAGAGAAAACATTTAAGGAGAAATTAGAAATGAATTTGATAATTGTAGATGCAAAAGATAGATTTTTAAATGCTTTAAAAGGAGTAAAAGATCCAGAAGAAAAAAGGAAGATAATTGGAAAACTCTTTATAGATGTGTTTGAAGAAATTGCAGAAAAAATAAAAGCAGAGGTCTTAGTCCAAGGAACCATTGCCCCCGACTGGATAGAAACCAGAGGAAATATAAAAAGCCATCATAATGTTGCTTTACCCCATGGAATGGTTCTTGAAGTTGTAGAACCCCTGAGAGAGTTGTATAAAGATGAAGTTAGAATATTAGCGAGAGAATTGGGGCTTCCTGATAGCATAGTTTATAGACAGCCATTTCCGGGACCTGGATTGGCAGTAAGGATATTGGGAGAAATAACAGAAGAGAAATTGAATATTTGTAGAGAAGCGAATGCAATAGTTGAAGAAGAAGTAAAAAAAGCAGGAATTGATAAAGATCTTTGGCAATATTTTGCTGCTGTTTTGGATTGTAAAGCGACAGGAGTAAAGGGAGATGAAAGGGACTATAACTGGATAGTTGCTCTTCGAATGATTAAATCAATAGATGCAATGACTGCTCATGTTCCAGAAATCCCATTTGATCTT
This region includes:
- the guaA gene encoding glutamine-hydrolyzing GMP synthase, which codes for MFDPKAFIEESVKEIKEQIGDRNAIIALSGGVDSSVAAVLTHKAIGDKLTAVFVDTGLMRKGEKEEVEKTFKEKLEMNLIIVDAKDRFLNALKGVKDPEEKRKIIGKLFIDVFEEIAEKIKAEVLVQGTIAPDWIETRGNIKSHHNVALPHGMVLEVVEPLRELYKDEVRILARELGLPDSIVYRQPFPGPGLAVRILGEITEEKLNICREANAIVEEEVKKAGIDKDLWQYFAAVLDCKATGVKGDERDYNWIVALRMIKSIDAMTAHVPEIPFDLLKRISKRITSEIPNVSRVVFDITDKPPATIEFE
- the pssA gene encoding CDP-diacylglycerol--serine O-phosphatidyltransferase translates to MFNIRKIITISDYITMLNIISGLLAIFFSMFSLIYLSVMFDALDGYVARKTGTVSEFGAELDSISDIVSFGVAPSYLLYTHYDSNFVLVSAIIFCLCGALRLARFGILNVEGFVGLPIPAGAILLVGFCQIINNSYMDAIIAILVGLLMISDIRYKKMRNKIILCIFAISLILAIFGIPYFALLLCLIYCIGGIITYLKQSH
- a CDS encoding deoxyribonuclease IV, producing the protein MLIFGTAGVPLTAKDEFKAIDVLKSLNLGAMELEFVKGVYMKEDYARKLKEYGNGIVFSAHAPHYINLNANEEEKVENSIKRIIKTAKVLHNCGRNLVFHPGYYLKNNKEDTFNKIKSNTQRILEKINNLKLNVLLRPETTGRTSQFGDIDETIALCSELEILPCIDFSHIYARSKGKINDYNSFCKILQKLEDNLGKEAIKDMHIHLSGIEYGKGGERRHLPLDESNFNYRDVLKALKDFDASGTVICESPLLEYDAVKLLKTYLEL
- a CDS encoding UbiD family decarboxylase encodes the protein MLREIIKNLDPVVIEKANRKFGITRILKKYDGKPVYIKDVDGFEVVGNLCSRDTLSKIFNVDKKNFIFFMLKAMENEKNAKLNINNNLKNKYNVLPPEKLNEFPIPIYYEKDAGAYITSGVVIAYDEDFGYNLSIHRILVKEDHLVIRMVEQRHLHFLYNKALEEKGYLDIAIVMGVHPAVLLAGATSGDITFNELKFASALLGGEMDVFEIDNGLLVPEAEIIIQGKILREMDDEGPFVDITGTYDIVRKQPIIRVEKIYSKEKPIIHALLPGGIEHKTLMGMPQEPRILKGVRNTIPTVKNVILTEGGCCWLHAVIQIDKRTEGDGKNAILAAFASHPSLKHVVVVDDDINIFDINDVEYAIATRVQGDKDIIVIPGAKGSSLDPSSDLKNKLTAKVGIDATMSLIKGREHFERAKIPEE
- a CDS encoding UPF0058 family protein, with the translated sequence MHKEQLMKLHQFFVYVVKEIIDNDIENTTNECNKLLEIYETLDIRPHHIHRLKSEQKAAILLLSACVASYLSNTMDGVPKNLAKKLEENAFKHLNNCKKNFLIPEENENMGETAEEEVDADNE